In Lolium rigidum isolate FL_2022 chromosome 3, APGP_CSIRO_Lrig_0.1, whole genome shotgun sequence, the genomic window TACACGTTGGAGGCATCTCGGTATCAACATTTATACGGATGCGTGGGTATTTGTATATCATGTAACATGTCCGGAATTCCTCGTATAGTCTTTGTCATCCGTGTGAAAATTATGTGCTTATGTTTAACTTTATCATAAACTTTGAAGAATGGAAAGAATCTTGTATGAATTTTCAATGCATGAAAATTTCATATCATGTAATATTTCCTTATCTTGTGTGTAGCTTTCGCTTCTTGTTGCAAATAGGGAAAATAACGAGTTATCAGATAAATAATGGGTGAAAGCGTATGAAACGAACACAAACAAGTGATCTTATGCAGAAAAgaactttatttttcttttattcCCAAGTTTGAACTAGTACGGGTCGGGGTCATACATGATGGTGCATTGCACTTTATTTCTCACCACTACACCAATCGGTCCATCCTCTATATAGTGATGGGCCGTATAATGGTGCCCGAATGGCGTAGTGCTGGTTTAATAGTATGGTGGGACTTGCACTTTGCACATTGTCGGTAGGGTCTTTAGCGCTAAAGCCCTTATTGCCTCTAACTGAGCTAGCTGTTGCGGCTGGAGTATACCCTGAATGagaatgtattgttgttgttgctggatgGACGAACCCTGACCGCATTGTTGTTGAGGATGGAATAAACCTTGAACAATCTGATGCAGCTTTTGAGGTTGCAAGAAAGCACCTTGCTTCTGTTGTTGTTGTAGGAAGATTGCTTCCACAACACCATGGATTGCAGGTAACCGGGAATTCTCATGGATCTGCGCTAGCTGTTGGCAACATTGTTGTCGCATCACTTGGCAACTACTCTGCTGCAAGATCCACGACCGGAGGAACGTCACCATTGTCACTGGGTTGCACTGTTGTAGGAGGAAATCCCTGCATGGGTTTAATTGTTGTAATTGCGGAAATGATTGTTGTTGCACAGGAAATGGTTGTTGTTGCCCGGGAAATTCCTGATGTTGCCCGGGAAATTGCAGTTCTTGCCCGTGAATCTGTTGTTGGTCAGGAAATGGTTGTAGTTGCCCGGGAATTAGTTGTTGTTTCCCGGGAAATGGAAATTGTTGACCTGGAATTTGTTGTTGTTGGTCAGGAAATGGTTGTTGTTGTCCAGGAAACGGTTGTTGCTCCCCGGGATATTGCAATTGTTGCCCTGGAAT contains:
- the LOC124702113 gene encoding avenin-3-like, producing MKTFLIFTLLAMVVTIATANEQFQHSCQYQPFPDQQQPFPGQQLPFPGQQQLIPGQQQPFPDQQQQKLNPCRDFLLQQCNPVTMVTFLRSWILQQSSCQVMRQQCCQQLAQIHENSRLPAIHGVVEAIFLQQQQKQGAFLQPQKLHQIVQGLFHPQQQCGQGSSIQQQQQYILIQGILQPQQLAQLEAIRALALKTLPTMCKVQVPPYY